In the Pseudorca crassidens isolate mPseCra1 chromosome 21, mPseCra1.hap1, whole genome shotgun sequence genome, CTGTGCTGGGTTAAGATAACCATATATCCTTAAAAGAAcaattgtgggacttccctggtggcgcagtggttaagaatccacctgccaatgcaggtggtctggtctgggaagatcccacatgccgcggagcaactaagcccgtgcgccgcgactactgaacctgtgctctagagcccgtgagccacaactactgagcccatgtgccacaactactgaagcccacacgcctagagcccgtgctccgcaagagaagcccgcgcacagcaatgaagagtagccccccgctcaccgcaactagagaaagcctgcctgcagcaacgaagacccaacgcagccaaaaataaataaatttttttaattgaattggataatatttacattttggggctttttatttctatatttaaagtGAGACAGTAATGATAATGTTCGTATATGAAGCAGTTTTCCTTTTTAGAGTTGGAACCATCggctgagtattttttttttaattaataacaaaaatagacATCGGGTCCAATTGAACTCTAATGACTTACGCtcttcagtttgatttttttttctgaacaaaatTGGGAAGCTATCTTATGAATAAACTTGGTAAAAATGCTGTTTCATTTGTGATCTCGGACATTTCTGGCCGTTTGCCAGACCTTTAAGGAGACGCTTGATAATCTCTAAAATTTCCTTCAGTTCTAATCGGAATTACACCTTGTAGCAGCTCTGCCCTCATTCTCGCCCCACCCCAGTGACTGATTGGGCAGCAGGGAGCATGTGTCTCAGCTGGCCAGTGAGAATTCTGGGAAAACTTTGTGAGATGGATAGACTAGACTGGCATGTGCCCTTTGGCCTTTTGCCCCTTCTTGCTGAGTGAGATACCAGATGCAGTGCCTACAGATGCATCATCATTTTATGACCATGAGATGGCGATTCTGTTTACTAAGGATGGCAGAGAAGGTGAAGGGAAAGAGTCTGCTGCCCCAGTGGTCCTTGAGAAGCTGCACCAACCCAGCGCTGCCTATGTCCAGGCTTCTTgttacatgagaaaaataaacccacagTTTAGGTCTTCTCTTCCCCCCTGAGAAAAAGATACTTCAGTAAcatgatgataataaaataatgtattttgccACACAGCTAAGAATCAACCCTTAGAGAATTTGAATTTGGAAAAGCATAGCTATTTCCATATTACACATGTGGAAGGTAAGACTTCACATTTTAGAGAGACACAGACTCGCAGATACCTAGTCtgagtgaagaaactgaagtgtATATAGGTCTTAGGGTTACACAGTGAGATTTCAAATGGGAGAACTCATTTTTCTGGAAGACTTCTGCACATATCTCATTCTAACTAATTAtaggcaaagagaagaaaaatatggaCTACACTGTTCATAACTCTTGGGAAGTTTACCAGGCTAACTTAAGCAGAAATGTCATTTGCCAGAAGAATGTTTAGTAGCCTAGAATCAGAAGGCAAGCTGGAGAACCAAGCTTGGAAATTTTGCAGAAATTAAAGAGAGATTGGAGCCACAGTCAAAATCATACCATAGAAACGATTTAGAACGCTGGAGAGAACACCTGTGTGGGAGTAGAACTTGCCATTGTCTCTACTGCTTAGAGTCACTTCAGGTTAAAAGTCTGGGCTAGGTGCATCCAGTTGGCATAGATGAACCTGGAGGTAGACTGACTTTCTTTGTGATTCTAACAGTGTGTATACAGACTTTCGTTGGGATTTTGTTTTACGTATTCTAACATCAGTGTTTTGGATTGGTGTAATAGGACGAAATAGTCACTGAAAGCAAGTTGAGGTGAATGATACATGTCTTTGTAGTAATGTGAACCGACCTACCCTTATCTTTCATCTTACATCTTACATGTAGGTCAACAGAACAGATGCATTAATATAATAATTTCCAAGCTTTTTAGTCTCGTGACCCCTTTTTACTCTTAAAACTTGAGATCAGTATAGTAAGTGAATAAAAGTTTTTCAACAAAACTTCATAGTGTCACTATTACAAGTTTGGGAACTAATTACAAGTTTGGGAACTAATAAAGCCATCAATGTAGAAAATCTCCCTACCTAgacttaaaaattaactttttgatttaaaatacagaaaatataactttatattttaagtcaactgttataaaaatagtttaaaaccttctttcatttaacagTTTAAACAATGAAGGCTGATTCAGAGCTTTATATTCTCAAATGCTTTCATATAAGTAGTTTTCTTGGGCCTCTCAAAAATGTGACCTCTTAATTAGGATTGACTGAATCAATTATTTTTGAGGCATATTGTAACTTATTCTACAAATATCTTTATACTACAGATGTCAGTATTAGTGTTATCCTGTGTGCTGTAAGTATTTCCCCaggcatttttcttttatctctttctgtaaacagaagtttttattttgtttggtttgagCTCATCAAAGCCAGCGTGTTTGAGGTGGAGAGTTTACCTGTTCTTTTTATCTCTGGTGCCTGGCCTATACTAGACACCTGACAGATGTGACATGGATACATGAACCTTACTCTTCAGGAATACTTTGATATGTCACGTGATTGCGGTGTACGGTGCACATCAGAGCAAACGGCTTATCAGCCTCCTAACTTGTCCTGTGTGGGAACTGTATATTAAGGAATCTTTCCTCTGTTTTTGGTAATACTTCCTTAGTAGGTTCTTTAAGTAGGGTGAGCTTGTTAAAAATTCTTAACGTTACATGACTTGAGgattctgttttaaatatttctggaaaatgtTGGTTATTTGCTCCCATTTGACTTGAAAAACAAATTACTTGATGCTTGCTAAGCAGATGACATAGTGATTTTACTCACTTTTAAGCTTGTTGCCATGACTTTTTCCAGTTGTTAGTTCCATTGCAGGAGGTTATGTTGCTCTTGAAAGACCTCTCTGCTACTTGTTTTCTCAATCTTCAGCCATTATACTAGGATCCTTTTAACTTTGGGATTTGGCTTCTATAaattggtttttgggttttttcagagatttttttctttttttaatgtggaccattactaaagtttttattgaatttgttacagtattgcttctgttctatgttttttatggttttttggccacaaggcatgtaggatcttagctccccaaccagggattgaacctgtaccccctgcattggaaggcgaggTCTTTAactgctggacccccagggaagtccctataaattGGTTTTTATATTAAGGACTTTTTGTCTTTAACCCCAGTTCATTAATGCTTTGGGCTTGACTTGAATGACTCTGCTGTGAAAGTTTGGTCCTGTGATCTGAACCAGCTATTTGAAGAACCTAACATGATCGTGTCTGAAAATCGTTAGAGCAGTTTTCTTGGTGTGGAACTCCTAGACAGTTTTTCTTGTTAAACAGGGGATCTTGTAGTTTTGTGActtgcctttttcatttatataccAGATACCCATTATATCAAATATACTTCTATAACATTCTTAATGTCTACTTAGTATTCCATTCTGTGGATgtttcatatttgttttcttaactaTCCAGTGTACATTTATagtttcgtttttctttttcttaaaagcagTCATTCCTTTACTTATATCCATACATATTTATCTGATTTTATTCATAGTGTAGATGCCTAGAAGTGGAGTTGCTTGGTCCAATGTGTAACCATGTATCAGTTAGTGTTAGGTTTGGTTTGTGtaacagaaaatccaaaataataaagGCTGAACCAAGGTTGCAGTTTGTATTTCTCCATGTGCAGGAAAATCTGGAGATAGGCAGTCCAGGGGTGATAACTCCACTGAGGTATCAGGAAACCAGACATCTTGCTGTGTtagcttcctggggctgctgtaacaaattaccactaacTGGGCGGCTTAAAACAAGACATTTATCCCTCACggctctgggggctggaagtccaaaacctaggtgtcagcagggccacgcaCCCTCTGGAGGCTGTAAGAGAGAATccgttccttgcctcttccagcgtCTGGAGACTGCTGGCACTCCTGGCCACGTCACTTCAATCTGCCTCTCTCTTCACATGGACTTCTCTGTCCGTGTGTCTGTCTCAaaactccctctccctctctaatAAGGGTGTATGTAATTACATTTAGGGCCTATTGGGATAATCTAGGATAAGTGCCTCCCCCAAGATGCTTAATCACATCTTTTTCATACAAGGTAATATACACAGGTTCTGGTGATCGGGAAGGGAGCATCGCTTTGCAGTGTGTTTTGTCAGCCTGCCACACCTTCCAGCACTCTGCTTGCTCTTCCTAGGGAAGAGCAAGCCCCTCTTTGTGGTAGAGGTGGCTCCTGGAGTCCAGCCATCACATATACATTCTAGGAAACAGGATGGAGAGTGATGAAGGGCACATCCCCTTTTTAAGGAAACTTTCTGGTTCCCACATAACACTCCTTACATCATACAGACCAGAACTTAGTCTTACAGCCATTTGTAGTTGCATGAGAGGctggtgctatggactgaatatttgtatcTTCTCAAAATTCATAGGTGATGCCtgatccccagtgtgatggtacttggaggtggggcctttggtaggtaattaggtcatgagggtaaagccctcatgaatggaattagtgcccctTATCAGAAGAGACACTAGAGAGATGACCTCTCTCTCTTAATACCATGTGAAGAAGGCATACACAGCAAGAAGGCGTCCCTCTGCAAACCAGGATGAGGGTCCTCACCAGGAATCGAATCaaccggcaccttgatcttgggtttCTCAAtcttcagaactgtgaggaataaatttctgttgtttaagccacctagtctgttatttgttacggcagcctggACTAAggcagctgggaaatgtagtttttcagCTCGGAGCATGGCTATCTGATTGAATACAATGAGTTTAATTATTGAGAAGGAAAGGGATAGTGGATATTGAGGTTAGGCAGTCTTTGCCTCACATCAGTTTACATTTTGTTAGCTTTCCAGATATGTGCACTCCTGCCTATAGGGTATGAGAATAGGCATAGAAATCCCATGCCCCTTAGTTATTACCTCTCGGCCCTAGGCAACCCTAatcttctgtctctgtagatttgtctGTTCTAAACAATTCacgtaaatggagtcatacaatatatGACCATTTGTGActatcttctttcacttaatatgttTTCAGAgttatagcatgtgtcaggacgtcatttctttttattattaatagtcCATTGAATAATACCATATTTGTCTATTCAttagttaatggacatttaggtggtttccacttttgggctattgtaatgctgccatgaacatgtgtaaacttaagttttcatttctcttaagtatGTATCTAGggatggaattgctgaatcacctggtaattttatatttaacaccttgaggaactgtcagactgttttccacagcagttgTACCATTTTAGATTTTCACCAGCACTGTGTgaaagttccagtttctccacatcctcaaaaTCACTtgtaattcttttatatttagccatcctagtaggtgtaAAGTGGAATCTTGTTGTGGTTttagttttatgattttataatacACATTCAGGTGGTTTTTTCCTCcagattttcttttaatagacAAGAAATGATGCCTTCAGATTTGTgataggagcttccctggtggcgcagtggttgagagtccgcctgccgatgcaggggacacgggttcgtgccctggtccgggaagatcccacatgccgcagagcggctgggcccgtgagccatggccgctgagcctgcgcgtccggagcctgtgctccgcaatgggagaggccacaacagtgagaggcctgcgtaccggaaaaaaaaaaaaaaaaaaattgtgatagaagtttttttttaattgttgatttcattttttttaacaggctaaggaaattttaacaaaagaaTCAAATGTGCAAGAGGTCCGTTGTCCTGTTACCGTCTGTGGAGATGTGCATGGTCAATTCCATGATCTTATGGAACTCTTTAGAATCGGTGGGAAGTCACCAGATACAAACTATCTATTCATGGGTGACTATGTAGACAGAGGTTATTATTCTGTGGAGACTGTGACTCTTCTTGTGGCATTAAAGGTATGGttaatgaagtttattttttttcaagcttTAATAGGCAAAAGGCAAGAGTGGCGGCATTGCATATCACATGTTCTAGCTTATGATCCATTCACTTTATAGCCCCTTAAAATAACACTTCATTTTACATCTTTTGAGAGAGAGACAtgaaaaagatacattaaacCTCTCCTGCCTACTTGTGGTAAATTATTGTTGTAGGTAATCCATAGCTGAAGTCTTGGAATCATTTTTAGTCAACTTATCCCTCATATATAGTCAactaataagtttttaaaaaattcttgccTTGCAAAATCTGTTAttcctgtctttctgtttttactATCATACAATGTATATCTTCATCACTTCACACTTTAATTAGTGCAGTAGTGTGGTAGCTAATATTTCTGCCTCCAAGATCTGACCCCTCCAGATCCACCTTGCATATGCTGCCAGATTAAACCTCTCTCATTTAACATTCATCTTGTTACTCCACTGTTCCCAACTCTTCAATGATTCTGTGTTACCTGCAGAATCGTGCTCACACTCCTTGGCTGGTCCTCTACTGTCTAGCCTGAATTTGCTGCTAGTAGTTGCTAGCATAAACTCTTCGCCTCAGATCAGAGTATTTCAGTGCTCTGGCTATCTCCAAATATTTACCTGATTTCCCCAAACAATTACTCTGTCTCTGATTTCTTACCCCTTCTGCCAAGACTCAGCTCAAGTCCTACTTCTTCCATGAAGCCTTCAACCACCTTAGCTTTACTCCTTCTACTCTAAATTATCGTAAAATGTATTCTCCATCCcttatttataaatgttacatAGTCGTGTATTGCCTTGTTTCTCATACTTCCTTAAGTGAAATTAGTCCCTAACCAGCAGAATTCATGTATTATATTTGTGTGGACCTGGTACTAGATTTGAACTCTATGCTTAGTGCTGGACACATAATGGATGCTTAGTGAATACGTGTGAAGTATGCATTTGCAGCTTTTTGGCTTGCAGAATCTGATGCTTTTTTATACTTCTTATCAGACACATTGCTAACCAAAAAGTATGCCATAAAGTATGTCTCTGTGTTCTGTTATGGAAAGGAAGCtatataaatacatttgaaatctTGCCCACATTTGGCAGGGcctgtttttgggggtttttgacatgtctaaaatttcttttttttccccaaaattgtcaaatatttaattatttatgaaaaattttaacaataCATGTGCATCATAAAAAGTTGGTTTTCAACATAATACTGTAAAATATACAGGTTCTAGGAAGTGAACTAAAGCATaacaaagatatataaaaaaaagttattcatttCCTTCCTACACCTCACCATCTTCATCTCAGCCTGGCAGGGCCTGTTTTTGTGTTCTGTTGGCAAATACATTCTTCTGTGGGAAATAAAAGGGAGGGGGAAGTTAGTCTGTAGAGAGTTTGTCTTGGGTCCAGATCTCTTCTGTGTCTGTGGAGCATTAAAAAGTCATAGTGTTCTGGAAAGACTAAGAAGACTAGTGATAATTTGAGTATGAAAAAGATACTGGAGACAAAGAGTCAGATAcgattttattataataaaatagttaCCAGTTAATAAGGATTCCAGTGAGGGGAGTATGGATACACAGTATGAAGAAGGATGgccataaaaaaatatttcaaaggttAATCAAGAGGACCTGGTGATGAAtgagaaaattttttattctgaaaaaatttacatttaatgtactAGCAGACTGAAGGACCATTTAAAGAAATGGGTCAGAGGTTAATGTGCTTAGCATAACACTAGTAAAAATACTTCCATgggtttctttgccttttccttcaGGTGCGTTACCCAGAACGTATTACAATATTGAGAGGAAACCACGAAAGCCGACAAATTACCCAAGTATATGGCTTTTATGATGAATGTCTGCGAAAGTATGGGAATGCCAATGTTTGGAAATACTTTACAGATCTGTTTGACTATCTGCCACTTACAGCTTTAGTAGATGGGCAGGTATGTATGTGGGGACAGATAAAAGTAGGAAAAGATTTTCTGTTAGTAATTTAGGGTCTAGATTGACATGACATTCTTTCTGCATCTCCTCGGccttttctgcctctttcccttaTACTTAAAGTTTCAGAACAGGGAACTGGGTAAGTTTTATACACGTTGAGACCAGCAAGTTCTTCCTTTCATCCTCTCCATCTTCCTGCTTCCCTTTCCATCTATTGATATATCTACACACCATGTGTTAAGTGACAGTTTCTGATTCTGAGTAGTAGGACAGATCTACCTCCTTGGGAACTTTCACAGTCTTCTACTAACACTCATAAAATAGAAGTCATTTTTAAATGACCAAGTGGAAGTATAGTGTAAACCAAAACTTTTAGATGTAAGTAAGGGATGAAATGCAAGGAagtgcatttatttataaattacatttaattcaaagaatgaaacagtaaaataaacttggattaattaaaaataaaagcagaaatagataCCAAAACTACATAGTTGATCAATATGGCCCAAAGCAGTTTTTGAAAAGtctattaaagaaatataatggTCAAAACTcatctagagggcttccctggtggcgcagtggctgagagtctgcctgccgatgcaggggacacgggttcgtgccccggtccgggaagatcccacatgccgcggagcggctgagcccgtgagccacggctgctgagcctgcgcgtctggagcctgtgctctgcaacgggagaggccacagcagtgagaggcctgcgtaccgcgaaaaaaaaaaaaaaataataataataataataaataaataaatccggTATAAACATTGAggacaaaataacaaaaatatttttgcaaactcttagaaaactgaaaaactatTACAACCAATAACAGGAATCAGTAGAGTCTTTGCTGTAagagaaacttaaaatttttatatgtcaGCAGTAACCAACAGAAAAGTTAATGGTGGGTCACAAGCACGGAAATCGCATTCTAGAGAAAGTGGAAATATActatataaaatacctaggattataaagaaaaaagaagtgtattttaaatgttaacagCTCTCTCTGATcatgcattttttgtttttttccattgtgtATTATACATTTTCCACTGTGAATATTATTAAATGCTATTTTGAAAAGCTACTAGGATTGACATTGGTAACCAGTATTTACTCTCCATTAACTTTCagcatttaataaaacaaattcattttctttttaaattcataaacAGATATTCTGCCTCCATGGTGGCCTCTCCCCATCCATAGATACACTGGATCATATAAGAGCCCTGGATCGTTTACAAGAAGTTCCACATGAGGTAAACTtagttttaatgaaaaagaaagcaatataacCACATTGTGGTAACCCTAGATTAGTTAAATATGAATGCTCATAACTTACGTCGCATACTTCCGTTTTCTTTGCCAGGGCCCAATGTGTGATCTGTTATGGTCAGATCCCGATGACCGTGGTGGGTGGGGTATTTCACCACGCGGCGCTGGCTACACATTTGGACAAGATATTTCGGAAACGTTTAACCATGCCAATGGTCTCACACTGGTTTCTCGTGCTCACCAACTGGTAATGGAGGTATGTCCTTTTCTTATAGGATGATGATCTCTGtttcaaataaatgtttctctAATAAAGCTTCATGACTTAGAATGTCAGAAACATTCCTCCCCATTAcctaaatgaaaggaaaaaaaacttggCTGATTTTAGCAAGTAGGGAAAGTACTAGTTGGCCAAAGCGAAATTATGTATCACTTTTGTAATTAATTTAGACTTcaagaaaaattgcaaaaaaatagtaacaaaaaatTCCTTTCTGTCCTACACTCAGATTCctaaagtataaatattttaatatttgctttatcattctctctCGTTCCTATTCCCCTTTCCCCTcacacattacttttttttttagctgtttgAACGTCAGCTGAAGGTGAGATCCTCCTTTACATCCAAATTTCCATGTGTGTTTTGTAAAAATAAGGACTTTCTCCTAAATAACCACAGTATAGTTATCAAGGTCAGGAAATTTTCATTAATATAGTACCATTATCTAAGTGCTttattcagggaattccctggtggtccagtggttaagactctgtgcttccactgcagggggcacaagtttgatccctggtcagggaactaagatcccacaagcctcgcagcacggccaaaaaaataaaataataaaaaaaatttttaagtctatAAACGCTTTAGTCAAATTTTTATTATCTCACCAATGTCCTCTATAGCAAAAAATTTTTATAGCGAAATTTAATAATGTGTGTGCACCTATAATCTCATCCAGGATCATGCTGTATTCAGTCCCCTCGGATGTGGAAATTCCTCagatttcctttgttttgcataatcttgacatttttgaagactacaagcaattttattttgtagaaataGCCTTCATTTATGGTTTGGCTGATGTTTCCTTATGATTCGGGATGTGCGCTTTTGGCGGGCGTATCACAGTATGATGATGTGTCCTTCTCGGCACATCATATCAGGTCATGGGATCTTTCCCAGTGCTGGTGCTATTAACTAACTtggatcacttggttaaggtggtgccTGCCACATTTCTCTAGCATGATGTTACTATTCTTTAAACATTAAAGgaatataaatagaatataatcCTTCCAAACCAGTAGGGAGTAGCTTCAAGATGTTAGAGAAAATTTCACTAACCCAACAGAGGCAGAAGGGGTAACAGCATGGTAATAAAGAACGTAGATTTGTACAGTAAAGATAAACCTCATTATAATCATAAGGAATGGGAATGGATAAAAATTTTTACTTACCTAAAATACTGAGAGTCTCAAATTGGATAAATAATCAAAAAATTCACCCATTATTTGGGATTTATCTAAAACATGATGATACCACAGACTAGAAATAGAGGGATGGAAAATGGTATATTAATACATCAATTAGATAATTATCcaaaatatagttaataatatgaaTCAGAAAGGGCTGTAAGACAGtagtatatttagaaataaaaagaggtATTTTGCTGATGAAAAGTGGCCCAGTTATATAGGAGagaataattctaaatttttatttacctaGTAATAGAGTCAAAGTAtgtaaagcaaaaattgacataATTTATGAGGAAGAATTGAGACATCTTCCATCATTGTGGGAGAAATCTGAATACACATCCTAGCCTCAATCTCAAGCATAGATTAAGCAGAAAAAGTTACTGAGCTCCATAGCTGGATCTCAGTGCAGGTGTACGTATTAAAGATGGACACCACATAAGGTAACACAGAAGACTGCATTTCCAC is a window encoding:
- the PPP2CB gene encoding serine/threonine-protein phosphatase 2A catalytic subunit beta isoform, which produces MDDKAFTKELDQWVEQLNECKQLNENQVRTLCEKAKEILTKESNVQEVRCPVTVCGDVHGQFHDLMELFRIGGKSPDTNYLFMGDYVDRGYYSVETVTLLVALKVRYPERITILRGNHESRQITQVYGFYDECLRKYGNANVWKYFTDLFDYLPLTALVDGQIFCLHGGLSPSIDTLDHIRALDRLQEVPHEGPMCDLLWSDPDDRGGWGISPRGAGYTFGQDISETFNHANGLTLVSRAHQLVMEGYNWCHDRNVVTIFSAPNYCYRCGNQAAIMELDDTLKYSFLQFDPAPRRGEPHVTRRTPDYFL